A single region of the Geobacillus subterraneus genome encodes:
- a CDS encoding thiamine pyrophosphate-binding protein has product MVHPLTRLGVDVLLESLAVQGITHMFGCCHESMLPVRYALHSYPCLSYIEMKHEQAVVHAADGYARASGRLGVAIIGSGITNSITGIATALSDSVPLLVIIGRPSPNDHLYAPDLDIFPIKIAVLNNGYLGMVRQWQELFYQGRYSAVKITSPDFVKLAKAYGAIGSAADSEEEAERIIKNALTNDGPVLLDFNIAEEENVYPIVPPGQSNDQAILTR; this is encoded by the coding sequence ATGGTTCATCCTCTTACACGCCTTGGAGTCGATGTACTTCTCGAATCGTTGGCTGTTCAAGGGATCACCCATATGTTTGGCTGCTGCCATGAAAGCATGCTGCCTGTCCGTTATGCGCTACACTCTTATCCTTGCCTGTCATATATCGAAATGAAACATGAACAGGCGGTTGTTCATGCCGCAGACGGCTACGCCCGCGCTTCAGGGAGACTCGGCGTGGCGATCATCGGGTCGGGAATCACAAACAGCATTACTGGAATCGCCACCGCCTTAAGCGATTCTGTACCGCTCCTTGTCATTATTGGACGGCCCTCACCGAACGATCATTTATACGCTCCCGATCTCGACATATTCCCGATTAAAATCGCCGTTTTGAACAACGGCTACTTAGGAATGGTGCGTCAATGGCAGGAACTGTTTTACCAAGGGCGTTATTCAGCAGTAAAGATTACATCCCCGGATTTTGTCAAGCTTGCCAAAGCGTACGGAGCCATAGGATCTGCAGCCGATTCGGAAGAAGAGGCGGAAAGGATCATCAAAAACGCGTTAACAAACGATGGGCCAGTCTTGCTTGATTTCAATATTGCTGAGGAAGAAAACGTCTATCCGATCGTTCCCCCCGGACAAAGCAACGATCAAGCCATTTTGACCCGTTGA
- a CDS encoding multicopper oxidase domain-containing protein, giving the protein MNRNVYAVLSTVLAASLLAACNSGGEQVKAESKNKTAATQQSEPNVLAAHKGVNQAPVPLKMERVGPHDVHIEMTAQITDIEIDKGKIYKAWTFNGQAPGPLVVVNEGDTIHFTLKNMDPVVPHSMDFHAVHASPSKDFIDVMPNKSGTFTYPANKPGVFMYHCGTKPVLQHIANGMHGVIIVKPKNGYPTDKEVDREYVLIQNEWYKYNDMNDFQNGVPSYVVFSSKALKPGDPNTNGDTFTLKEKPLLAKVGEKIRLYINNVGPNEVSSFHVVGTVFDDVYLDGNPNNHLQGMQTVMLPASGGAVVEFTVTRPGTYPIVTHQFNHAQKGAVAMLKVTETGEDDGAETSGH; this is encoded by the coding sequence ATGAACCGAAATGTATATGCAGTGTTGTCGACCGTGTTAGCCGCCTCACTTTTAGCGGCGTGCAACAGCGGGGGGGAACAGGTGAAGGCAGAAAGCAAGAACAAAACGGCAGCCACGCAACAGTCGGAGCCGAATGTTTTAGCGGCGCACAAAGGGGTGAATCAAGCACCGGTGCCGTTAAAAATGGAGCGGGTCGGCCCTCATGATGTCCACATCGAAATGACAGCGCAAATCACCGACATTGAAATTGACAAAGGGAAAATTTACAAAGCATGGACATTTAACGGTCAAGCTCCCGGACCGCTCGTCGTTGTCAATGAAGGGGATACGATCCATTTTACGTTGAAAAATATGGACCCGGTCGTCCCGCACAGCATGGATTTTCACGCCGTTCACGCTTCACCGTCAAAAGATTTTATTGATGTGATGCCGAACAAATCGGGAACGTTCACCTATCCGGCAAATAAACCAGGTGTGTTTATGTACCATTGCGGTACGAAGCCAGTCTTGCAGCATATCGCCAACGGCATGCACGGCGTGATCATTGTCAAGCCAAAAAACGGTTATCCGACCGACAAGGAAGTAGATCGTGAATATGTGCTCATCCAAAATGAATGGTATAAATACAACGATATGAACGATTTCCAAAACGGTGTGCCAAGCTATGTCGTCTTCTCGTCCAAAGCGCTCAAACCTGGTGATCCAAATACGAACGGGGACACATTTACCCTTAAAGAAAAGCCATTATTGGCGAAAGTCGGTGAGAAAATCCGCTTGTATATCAACAATGTCGGTCCGAACGAAGTAAGCTCATTCCATGTTGTTGGTACAGTATTCGATGATGTGTACCTTGATGGCAACCCGAACAACCATTTGCAAGGGATGCAGACGGTGATGCTTCCGGCGAGCGGCGGTGCCGTTGTCGAATTTACTGTCACTCGACCGGGAACGTATCCGATCGTTACTCATCAGTTTAATCATGCACAAAAAGGAGCCGTCGCCATGCTGAAGGTGACCGAAACCGGCGAAGACGACGGCGCGGAAACGAGCGGACATTGA
- a CDS encoding MFS transporter, whose translation MNKQKALLPITTLAMTFSFAVWAVFSPLASTFQEMYGLTSTQKSILVAIPVLLGSVMRLPLGIWTDRIGGRRLFSLLLLFLIVPLIGAGFADSYAMLMFWAFFIGMAGTSFAISVTFVSRLTPPEKQGTALGINAMGNFGTAVASFSVPSIAAAFGVSWAFWGMIIPIVIMLILVWFFTPDMPKPKQQKTMRESLSVLKYKHTWTLSLFYFVTFGAFVAFGIYLPSLLVDLYGLTPVDAGMRAAGFTVLATLARPIGGNLGDKIGAERVLTFVYAGMTIGALTIAFGMENIWIMTVSCLLLAVMSGLGNGAVFKLVPQLFPAETGAVTGLVGAWGGLGGFFPPILMGIIKDVTGSYVLGFMLLSLFTLICFLLNRIVFGKKAGEPANRYAS comes from the coding sequence ATGAATAAACAAAAAGCATTGCTGCCGATCACAACATTGGCCATGACGTTTTCATTCGCGGTTTGGGCCGTCTTTTCGCCGCTGGCGAGCACGTTTCAAGAAATGTACGGCCTGACATCGACGCAAAAAAGCATTTTAGTCGCCATTCCGGTGCTGCTCGGTTCAGTCATGCGCCTGCCGCTTGGCATTTGGACGGACCGGATCGGCGGACGAAGGCTGTTTTCGCTGCTGCTGCTGTTTTTAATCGTTCCGCTCATCGGCGCAGGGTTTGCGGATTCGTATGCGATGTTAATGTTTTGGGCGTTTTTCATCGGTATGGCTGGGACATCGTTCGCGATCTCGGTAACGTTCGTGTCGCGCTTGACTCCGCCGGAAAAGCAAGGAACAGCGCTTGGGATTAACGCGATGGGCAACTTCGGCACAGCGGTCGCCAGCTTTTCGGTTCCATCGATCGCTGCCGCTTTCGGGGTTTCGTGGGCGTTTTGGGGAATGATCATTCCGATCGTCATCATGCTTATTCTCGTTTGGTTTTTCACACCCGATATGCCGAAGCCAAAGCAACAAAAAACGATGCGCGAATCGCTGTCAGTGTTGAAATACAAACATACGTGGACATTGTCGCTGTTTTACTTCGTCACATTCGGAGCATTTGTCGCCTTTGGCATTTACTTGCCGTCGCTCCTCGTTGACTTGTATGGGTTGACACCGGTCGATGCCGGGATGCGCGCGGCTGGGTTTACCGTACTCGCCACACTCGCGCGGCCGATCGGGGGCAACCTCGGCGATAAAATCGGCGCCGAGCGGGTATTGACGTTCGTCTACGCTGGAATGACGATCGGCGCGTTGACGATCGCGTTTGGAATGGAAAACATTTGGATAATGACGGTATCCTGCCTGTTATTGGCGGTGATGTCCGGATTAGGAAACGGTGCGGTCTTCAAGCTCGTGCCGCAGCTGTTCCCAGCGGAAACGGGCGCCGTCACCGGCCTTGTCGGCGCATGGGGCGGACTGGGCGGCTTTTTCCCGCCGATTTTAATGGGCATCATCAAAGATGTGACTGGTTCTTACGTGCTCGGGTTTATGCTTCTTAGCTTATTTACGTTGATCTGCTTCTTATTGAATCGAATCGTCTTTGGCAAAAAAGCAGGCGAACCGGCAAATCGGTACGCATCGTAA
- a CDS encoding ABC transporter ATP-binding protein, giving the protein MEAPTVIELNNLSKRYGDYRAVDRLSLSIRKGEIFGLLGPNGAGKTTTILMMLGLTEPTSGSVSVCGIDPVRNPIDVKRKVGYLPDDVGFYHHMTGLENLLYTAALNGIPRTEAEKRAWELLEKVNLTDAAHKKAGKYSRGMRQRLGLADVLIKRPEVIILDEPTLGIDPEGVRELLRLIHDLSRHEGITVLLSSHQLHHVQQICDRVGLFVDGKLLAEGNMECLAQQLFLQDAYVIHVAASPLDASLRAKIEAIPGVNKVERTGNGVDVYCQTDVSAHISRTIVESNASLFHLSRRDFGLDEIYHRYFEGREAREGK; this is encoded by the coding sequence ATGGAGGCACCTACTGTCATCGAGCTGAACAACCTTTCGAAAAGGTACGGGGACTACCGGGCGGTTGACCGTTTGTCCCTCTCCATTCGCAAAGGGGAGATTTTCGGGCTTCTCGGCCCGAATGGGGCGGGAAAGACGACGACGATTTTGATGATGCTTGGGCTCACCGAGCCGACGTCCGGTTCGGTGAGCGTATGCGGCATCGACCCGGTGCGAAATCCGATTGACGTCAAACGGAAAGTCGGATACTTGCCGGATGATGTCGGGTTTTACCATCACATGACAGGCTTGGAGAACTTGCTGTATACGGCGGCGTTAAACGGCATCCCTCGCACTGAGGCGGAAAAGCGGGCATGGGAGCTGCTCGAGAAGGTGAATTTGACTGATGCAGCCCATAAAAAAGCGGGAAAATACTCGCGGGGGATGAGGCAGCGGCTCGGTTTGGCCGATGTGTTGATCAAGCGCCCGGAAGTGATCATTTTGGATGAGCCGACGCTAGGCATCGATCCAGAGGGGGTGCGTGAGTTGCTGCGGCTGATCCACGATTTGAGCCGCCATGAAGGCATTACGGTATTGCTGTCCTCGCACCAATTGCATCATGTGCAACAAATTTGCGACCGGGTTGGCTTGTTCGTTGATGGGAAATTGCTGGCCGAAGGGAATATGGAATGTCTCGCGCAACAGCTGTTTTTGCAGGATGCCTATGTCATCCATGTGGCCGCTTCACCGCTTGACGCCTCCTTACGGGCCAAAATCGAGGCGATTCCGGGCGTCAACAAGGTGGAGCGAACGGGAAATGGGGTGGACGTCTATTGTCAGACTGACGTGAGCGCTCATATCAGCCGAACGATCGTCGAGTCGAATGCCTCTCTGTTCCATCTCAGCCGCCGTGATTTCGGGCTTGATGAAATTTACCACCGCTACTTTGAGGGGAGGGAGGCACGTGAAGGCAAGTAA
- a CDS encoding NEW3 domain-containing protein: MVQKRAAMVFVMVLTLFSLFLPILPTSAASGVVLFTPYTGLSVTPGETISYTVNVINNSSTIENLTFSFDHLPKGWSTSVVAGGRNIEQLSVRDGKEEEINVEVTVPLDVDKGDYRFSLVAKGGSGVSKLPLLVRVTEQGSFKTELTSDQTNLEGHADSSFTYDVTLKNRTAKTQNYALSSAAKKGWQVSFKSGGDSITSVKLEPNESKDITVEVKPPEQVKAGMYKISIKAQTSDTSAELTLEAVITGTYELKLTTPSGNLSTDVTAGNEKVVDLVVKNTGSAPLLDVNMTADTPPDWEVEFDQSTIAQLNPGDSKTIKAKIKASDEAIAGDYVVNFRAQTAEASAEAVFRVSVKTSTLWGVVAVLIIVAVAGGLYYLVKKYGRR, translated from the coding sequence ATGGTGCAAAAACGAGCAGCGATGGTTTTTGTCATGGTGTTGACGCTCTTTTCCCTTTTTCTTCCGATCCTCCCGACATCGGCGGCGAGCGGTGTTGTTCTCTTTACGCCGTACACCGGGCTTTCCGTGACGCCGGGGGAGACGATCAGTTATACGGTGAATGTCATTAACAACAGTTCAACGATTGAAAACCTCACGTTTTCCTTTGATCACTTGCCGAAAGGATGGTCGACATCGGTCGTCGCCGGAGGGAGAAACATTGAGCAGCTGTCTGTGAGAGATGGAAAAGAGGAAGAGATCAATGTGGAGGTGACGGTGCCTCTTGATGTTGACAAAGGGGACTACCGTTTTTCACTTGTCGCGAAAGGGGGGAGCGGTGTCTCTAAATTGCCGTTGCTTGTCCGCGTGACGGAACAAGGTTCGTTTAAGACCGAACTGACGTCAGATCAAACGAACCTTGAAGGGCATGCCGATTCGAGCTTCACGTATGATGTCACGCTGAAAAACCGAACGGCCAAAACGCAAAATTACGCGCTAAGTTCGGCGGCGAAAAAAGGCTGGCAAGTTTCCTTCAAGTCAGGCGGCGATTCGATTACATCGGTCAAGCTCGAGCCGAATGAGTCCAAAGACATCACCGTAGAGGTGAAACCGCCGGAACAGGTGAAAGCGGGCATGTACAAAATTTCGATCAAGGCGCAAACGAGCGATACATCGGCCGAGCTGACATTAGAGGCGGTCATCACCGGCACGTATGAGCTGAAACTGACGACGCCATCAGGAAACTTGAGCACGGATGTGACGGCTGGAAATGAAAAGGTAGTCGATCTTGTCGTCAAAAACACCGGAAGCGCCCCGCTTCTAGATGTCAATATGACGGCCGACACTCCGCCTGATTGGGAAGTTGAATTTGACCAAAGCACGATCGCTCAACTGAATCCGGGCGATTCGAAGACAATCAAGGCGAAGATCAAAGCATCGGATGAGGCCATCGCCGGGGATTATGTCGTTAACTTCCGAGCGCAAACCGCGGAAGCGTCGGCGGAGGCTGTGTTTCGGGTTTCCGTCAAAACATCGACGCTTTGGGGCGTCGTAGCGGTGCTGATCATTGTCGCAGTGGCAGGAGGGCTCTACTATTTAGTGAAAAAATACGGGAGGAGGTAA
- a CDS encoding anti-sigma factor → MDLFCAKKMKGELLTIRHGASRILITGEDVKRFKQVKASLEPKGGSVTPTGPETFIVDLKHE, encoded by the coding sequence ATGGATTTGTTTTGCGCCAAAAAGATGAAAGGAGAGCTATTGACGATCCGCCATGGGGCATCGCGCATTTTGATCACCGGCGAGGACGTCAAACGGTTCAAACAAGTTAAAGCGAGCCTCGAACCAAAAGGGGGAAGCGTGACACCGACCGGGCCGGAAACGTTTATTGTCGATCTCAAACACGAATAG
- a CDS encoding TIGR04053 family radical SAM/SPASM domain-containing protein, giving the protein MRDFNENPFIVIWELTRACQLKCLHCRAEAQYHRDPRELTFEEGKKLIDEIYDMDQPMLVFTGGDPLMRPDVYDLAKYAIDKGLRVSMTPSATPNVTKEAIRKAKEVGLARWAFSLDGPNAEIHDHFRGTSGSFALTIRAIQYLHELDIPVQINTVISRYNVHVLDEMVELVEKLKCVLWSVFFLVPTGRGKESDMISPVEHERVFRWLYETSKRVPFDIKTTAGQHYRRVVLQAKMREGKTANNGIHYEDVLNKGLTGQVDGLGRAPRGVNDGNGFVFISHIGDVYPSGLLPVKAGNVRETPLADIYRHSPIFQDLRNPDKYKGKCGVCEFRHVCGGSRSRAYAVTGDYLESEPYCIYIPKALRNKEANRR; this is encoded by the coding sequence ATGCGCGATTTCAATGAAAATCCGTTTATTGTGATTTGGGAATTAACCAGGGCGTGTCAATTAAAATGCCTTCATTGCCGTGCCGAGGCGCAATATCACCGCGACCCGCGCGAGTTGACGTTTGAGGAAGGGAAAAAGCTCATTGACGAGATTTACGATATGGATCAGCCGATGCTCGTTTTTACCGGCGGTGATCCGCTCATGCGGCCGGATGTGTACGATTTGGCGAAATATGCGATCGATAAAGGGTTGCGCGTGTCAATGACGCCAAGCGCGACGCCCAACGTGACGAAAGAGGCGATCCGCAAGGCGAAAGAAGTCGGCTTGGCGCGCTGGGCGTTCAGCCTTGACGGACCGAACGCCGAGATTCACGACCATTTCCGCGGCACGAGCGGCTCGTTTGCTTTGACGATCCGTGCGATTCAATACTTGCATGAGCTCGACATTCCCGTGCAAATCAACACCGTCATTTCGCGGTACAACGTTCATGTGCTTGATGAAATGGTGGAATTGGTTGAGAAGCTGAAATGCGTTCTTTGGAGCGTCTTTTTCCTCGTCCCGACCGGAAGAGGAAAAGAATCGGATATGATTTCCCCCGTCGAGCATGAGCGGGTGTTCCGCTGGCTGTATGAAACGAGCAAACGTGTTCCGTTTGACATTAAAACGACGGCCGGCCAGCATTACCGCCGCGTTGTGCTGCAGGCGAAAATGCGCGAAGGAAAAACGGCGAACAACGGCATTCACTACGAAGATGTCTTGAATAAAGGATTAACTGGGCAAGTCGACGGGCTTGGCCGCGCGCCGAGAGGGGTGAATGACGGCAACGGCTTCGTCTTTATTTCCCATATTGGCGACGTCTACCCGAGCGGATTGTTGCCGGTCAAAGCCGGGAACGTCCGGGAAACGCCGCTGGCGGACATTTACCGGCATTCGCCGATTTTCCAAGACTTGCGCAATCCGGACAAATACAAAGGAAAATGCGGCGTCTGCGAATTTCGCCACGTGTGCGGCGGCTCGCGTTCACGCGCTTACGCCGTAACGGGCGACTATTTGGAAAGCGAACCGTACTGCATCTATATTCCGAAGGCGCTGCGAAACAAAGAAGCAAACCGCCGCTAG